The nucleotide sequence TCCCCCAGCTGTTCGAGCTGTTCGCCCTCCTGATCCGCCAGGGACAGGAGGCGGGCGATGTCGACAAGTCGGCCGACCCGATGCACGAATCCGCGATCCTCTGGGCACTCGCCGATTCGCAGGGCACCAACATCGTGATGAAACACCGCACGCCGGACGAGGCGCTTTCCACTGTGGACTACCAACTCGACCGGCTGTTCGGTCAGGCGGTGAGCTGACCGTCGTGGTTCTTGCGCGCGTCGAGCACTTCGCCCATGTGGACGCGAGCCCACTTGTCGAGCATCTCGAGCGGTTCGGCGAGGTTGCGGCCGAGCGCGGTCAGCTCGTACTCGACGCGCGGAGGGATCTCCGGGTACGCGGTGCGCGTCAGGATGCCGTCGCGGACGAGGCTGCGCAGCGTCTGGGTGAGGACCTTCTGCGAGATGCCGCGCACGCGTTTGCCGATCTCGGTGAACCGGAGCGGGCCGTCGCCGAGCACGCCGACGATCAGCACGGTCCACTGATCGCCGATGCGGTCGAGCAGCGCACGGGTGGGACAGTCGGGGTCGTACGGGTTTCCGAGCACGTGACCTCCTCACTCTCCCCGGGAGAGTAACACGCCTAGCGAGAGGGGGTGGGCTGCATCAGCGCCTCGAACAGCAGGATCAGATGACGGCGGCCGCGTTCCCAGCGCGCCTCCAGTTCGGTCTGGTCGCGAGTCGCCCAGCTGGCGATGAGGATGCCGCGGACGACGTCCATCGCGGTGTACACCGCGTGCAGGAACTCCGGATGCGCCGAATGGTCCGGCAGGAGCGCCTTGCCGAACTCGACCAGGCTGCTCGTCGCGATCGGCTCGACGACCGCCATCTGGGCGCGCAGTTCCGCGTCGGTCCGCGACGCCACCCACAGTTCCACCGTCGCCGAGAAGACCGGCCCCTGGTGCATCTCCCACAGCAGCTGCAAAGCGTCCCCGACCGGGTCCGCCGATGCCTTGAGCCGGTCGATCTCAGCCATCGCGACCTCGGCGCGCTTGGCCGCGAGATGCCGGATCGCGGAGGTGACGAGATCGGTCTTGGTCGGGAAATGGTGCACCTGCGCGCCGCGGGTCACCCCGGCGCGATCCGCGACGCGGGTGGTCGTGGTGCCCGCGTAGCCGTATTCGACGAGACAGTCGATCGTGGCGTCGAGCAGCCTGACGCGCATCGCGGCGCTGCGTTCCTCCTGGGTGCGTCGTGGGGCTGCCATGCGCCTACTTTATGGTGCGCCGCGCGACGCGCGCGCCACGAGGCTCTCGACCATGCGGCCGAGGAAGTGGCCGAGGAACCGGCGATGGAACCAGCCGGTGCCCGGCACCTTGGCGGTGAACGTGGAATGCCAATGGATCCCGGTGCCGTCCCGCTCGGGAGTGAGGTCGACGTAGGCGCGGTAGTCGCGCAGCGGGAGCCCCTTCTTCAG is from Amycolatopsis lurida and encodes:
- a CDS encoding winged helix-turn-helix transcriptional regulator, which codes for MLGNPYDPDCPTRALLDRIGDQWTVLIVGVLGDGPLRFTEIGKRVRGISQKVLTQTLRSLVRDGILTRTAYPEIPPRVEYELTALGRNLAEPLEMLDKWARVHMGEVLDARKNHDGQLTA
- a CDS encoding TetR/AcrR family transcriptional regulator; this encodes MRVRLLDATIDCLVEYGYAGTTTTRVADRAGVTRGAQVHHFPTKTDLVTSAIRHLAAKRAEVAMAEIDRLKASADPVGDALQLLWEMHQGPVFSATVELWVASRTDAELRAQMAVVEPIATSSLVEFGKALLPDHSAHPEFLHAVYTAMDVVRGILIASWATRDQTELEARWERGRRHLILLFEALMQPTPSR